In the Balaenoptera musculus isolate JJ_BM4_2016_0621 chromosome 2, mBalMus1.pri.v3, whole genome shotgun sequence genome, CAAGAAGGTAGCCACATActacatgtgactatttaaaagtaaagaaaattaaaatccaattcctcattttttttttttgcctgtttggcttgcgggatcttagttccccgaccaggtgtTGAACCCGGGACCCCAGCAGCGAAAGCCTGgaatcttaatcactggaccgtcagggaattccccacactagccacatttcaaggccTCAGCCACTGGGCTACCATACTGGTCAATGCATGatgaaacatttccatcatcacataaAGTTCTAGTGGACCATGCTGCAGTTTCTTATTCCCCACACACCTTGGGCTACAACTCCTTCCTATTAACCGCTCTTTTTTGGCATTACAttatcccttctctcttcctactGTGTTTTATAGTTCTAATTTAAGTGGTGGGGGCAGAGTCCCACTGTAGCTCACAACAGGGCTTTAATTCTTCAACACCGTCTAAACAGGTCCCGCTTTTCTTAACAGGGgttctaaaatttttttgataaacCTGAAAGTTACTAATGAAAACACCTACTGTTTTGAGGCTTTCTCCTTGATTTACTTTAATTCTAATGATTAATTTGATTAGAAAAATCAGAATAACTTGGAACTTCCAAAACCCCTAATTTAGTCTCTTCTCTGAATATTTGGAGTTCTGTCAGCCCAGTCAGGTAGACATCTATACCCAGCCTTTTCTCTACACAGCTTAACTGCCAAGTTTTTACTCTATCCCTAAGGTCTTTCTAAACACGGAAAGTCCTCCAACATAGCGTCCCTTATTAGTCAAATAAACACCATGGTATAAATGCCTGTTCTCTGTGAGGTAGAGCATTGGTAAAGCAAGTGAGGTACTTTAAGTTACTTAGTAGCCCCACTctgcatattatatataacatttactCATCACTCATTTCTATGTCACATCTGTTTACTATTGTTAAGTGGTTTCTGCAAGTAATCAGGGTATTGCTTTTTCTTTGATCCCTCTAAATTCAACTGAAAGGCATTTTCTTGGTCAAGCTGATCTGAACTAGGGTCCCAAAATTCAAACCCCACTTGACATTGGTGCAGCTGCATTTTCCTCATATTTTcctcaaattaaataaaaaggtcAGCTGTCACTGAACTTTATCTGGCTAAGTCCTTCATTCTCCCAGGCCACCACAGTCAATAATGATGCTTCCTGGTTCTCTCCTGAAAGTAAAATTAGCCCATAAATGGTCAGTCAATGCGGTCACAGGCCAGCCATGTGTTCTCAGAACAAAGTCCATTTTTAAACTGATCTCTTTAAATATACAGCTATTTCCTATTCCCCAACTATTTCCGTAACACATCCCATCATTTCACCTGGGTTAACTAAAAAACACTAGTACTTGTGAAGTATAGATCGTCACCTGTTTCTTTACTTCCTGTATCATACCCCTGGGGCTTTGCTATCCCTACTTACTCTTTTGAACATACTGCTAAGGTGTCCAGAAGATTCCTTTATGGACATTTTATGTCTACTGTATGACTCAAATGATGGttatttttcttctactctttCCATTACATTCTCAATCCTCATCTGACTTCAGTTTATTCCCTTACAATTTACCATAATCTTATTGTTCCTGTTTgcattatttcccttttctttcacatCCAGTTCCCTCTATAAAACAGGGGCTTTAAAACATGCATTGACTGGTACTAGTCTATTTATAATCCTTGCAGGTTTCAGATGCTGGAGTAACATCTGAACTGAAATCTAATGGGAACCCCCTTTCAAGCATTCCAAATTTGTCATCCACCCCAACCTGACATCAAGTTTGCTCCTTCCACTGGTTAGATAACAGCAAATTACAAAGTACCCTAAGCCAGTGAGCTCCAAAGAACAGTTTACCAATTAAAAATTACGTACCATTAGAAATGTTTCAAAGGGATTCCTTTTCAATCATCCAACCTTCTCTCTTGCATTCCAACCTTTGTTGGAAACTGCATTCTTAAAATCTTCCAGGCTATTTTCTTAGATTTCATGGCATACTGAGAAAACCCATTATTCTAAATTTTACATCCAAACAAACGCATCACcgtattttactttgttttgagCTTTCCACAATTTTTTCAATACTTGGTTTCATATGCAATTAAAAATAgatgcttggggcttccctggtggcgcagtggttgagaatctgcctgccaatgcaggagacacgggttcgggccctggtctgggaagatcccacatgccacggagcaactaagcccgtgagccactattactgataagtaaattaaaaaaaaaaaaaaaaaatagatgcttGTATGCCTGGGCTAATTGGTCCAGTACTTCTAAATACTGATGGCTAACATAATCTCAAACAGGTTTTATTAGCATCTTAGTCTTAGAACTTTGACTCTTCTTCTAAGCATCTAGTTTATTTTCTTGTCATCAGTTATGTGCTAAAAGTGAGTTTGTATAACATATGAGAACATATAAGATCAGAAAACAAGGTGGTTAAAAGTATTTTTGACCAAATTATCACACAAAAGCTATGTATATACTGTGTATCTGAGATCCAAGGGCAGTCCACAGATCAGCCTTTCCCTTCTATTCTACTTTGTCACCTattatataaaatgatttatGAAATCTTTATAAATAGGATATGACTTCTGCCCATACTAGGTTGTATATAAACGCCTTTGAAACAGCAGCAACTTTCTGGGGAATCCAAGGTTTGTGTGAGTGGTAACAGCCCAAAACTAACTGTTTTTGTCCTGCTCTGCAGgaaaaactgaagtataaaacaaataaaccgGACCTTTCAGGACAAGGCAAGCATCACAAAACTGAAAGCTGTTTAGTAAGTCCAGCCTTAGAAGTTTGGGTGCTAACTAGTACCATGCCTAAAATTAGTTTATATGGATAGAGTTAattgaaagtgaaataaatgtgTAACTCTGTGTCCTCAGTTACCTAGGAAGGCACAGGCTACAAAAGACCAGGAAATAAAAAGCTCTCCTATTTTCAGTAACACCGAGGCACAGACTCAGTATCCATTTGGTAACTGGGGCTATAAACagcaattaaaagaacaaaatggaagaaaatacaggTTTTATTCTCCAGttgtttcatttttcctaaaaTCTTGACATGTTTGAGCCTCTTTCTATTTAAGGTTGAAACAGTTCAGCACAcgacaaaaaaaatctcaaaaaaggtGCCAACTGGATGGACCACAAAGCATTGTAGAAAAGGCTTAAAGCAGTTCCCGAACTTTTTCATTAGGATCTAAAAGCCATTTTCGCAAAAGAATCTCCACTTCACATCAAAGTTACTTGTCTCCTTAATTCAACACCCACCCCAATGAAACGTAATTTGAGTAGTGTATGTTGGTATGCATAATAATTATgactcaaagaaaaatatatctaatatattCTAGGGGTTTTGTGGAGGCCGCTGTGAAACAAAGAATTTGAagtaaacaattataaaatacaaaaataaaaaaccagggtgtttattttttctccaaattCCTGGTTTAATAAGGACttgtttattttgagaaaaaaaggtCCCAAACATCAGGCTATTCACAAAAATAACCCACAGTATCAACTTTAGAAAACAAATCTTAAGACTATTACACTAATTATTTTTCTAGAGGATCCATTTGACATGCCAACTCTCATTCACAAAAATACATTGTTACATTTGTGTTGAACAGCCCCACACAGCACTCTTATGTGGGGTATAACACGCATACCTCTAATTCAAAGCTGCTCTCAGGTGCTACTCAACTAATGAGACTGCCTTTGTAGTTAGGGAAGCAACTACTGAACTCATGTATGAATGGAAAGAACTGTACTCCCTGCATAACAAGAGATTATTTTGGAGACAGTTGATAAAAACCATACATCCTTTTTATTGTTAAGTCATAAAGAggtatcaaaattaaaagcaaaaattacagGGTAAGACTTAACATAACTACTAGGAGCATCAAAGGAAGTGAAAATGGGACTAGGCGCAGGGCAGTATGAATTAATGAACATGGGAAGGACAAGGATGGGGACAACAGTGAGCATGTGCTGAAGATACTAGGGGAGAGGATCTGGTGAAAATTTTGATCTTAGACAAGCGCCTAGGTAAAGAAATAATGGGACAAGATTTCTAAACCCCACTATGTGCTTAAGAGTCATCCTCGCCATTGGCGCTGTCTCTGTCATCCTCTCCTTCCTCAGCCTCTTTTTCATCATCCTTGATCAACTCCAGCTGTGAGAAACAGACACAAATAGGATGGAGTTAGAGGCACTCCATGTGTCCCTgatcccccctccaccacctctttctttcctttcccgtGGTTTTCACCTGGTCATCCCCCCGAtcttcattatcatcatcatccagTAGGTCCCCCTCCTCAGCAGAGTCATCTGCACCCCCCTCAGACTCCATCTTCACATTAGTCTCATCTTTCTTCAGGGAGCTGCTGCTCTGCTCCTCTTCTGACTTATCATTCTTCATCTCTACTGGGGATGAGAAGGACAAGTCTGTCTAGGGGCAAGTAATGTCCACAGGATGTAGACAATCCCCACTGATGATCATAGAACTGCAGCACAAGTCTAAATCCTCCCACACAAATGCCCTTCCCAATTCAAATTCCACAAGTTTCACATTAAACTGCTTTATATCCCACTATTCCAACATATACTTTCAACTATCTTAGATAGCTACCTCTACTTTACACCCAACAAGCAAAAGGACCATTTACCTCCTTGTTTGCTCTGTTCCTTTTCGATTTTTTCCAGGCTTTCCAGTAGGGAATCCACTTTTTGTTTTATCTGGGTCAACTCCTTCTTAATGGTCTGAAGGTCATCTCCTTTCACTTTAATACAAACAAAACCCTAGATTAGAATCAAATGTACCAGAAGCTACCAGTTAACCAAACACACTCCCCCACTAGACTATACAACAGTAGTCAACATGAGATCCTTGGAGAGAAATGGAGCCTGTACCAGACTGTCCTAGTTATGGGGGGCCACCGATCTTTTAGTTGGTAGCTGAAAACTGAATCTAATGTGCCTATTCCCTTAGCAACAGCATTCTTACTTCTGTAGGTCTGCTAAAGACCtcaattctattttaaaagcactttctgTACTGTTTTACCAACATATTTTACACGATGAATGGGTGCCCCTCAACTCCCTAAAATCTAATGACTTTTTTCAAATTACCAAGGTCTTAAGGATAGAAGACTGCCTAGAGTTGGCCCCTTAATCACTATTTTCTCATCTTCTATTATTTTGATTATGCAAAGTTATTTGTACAAAACCTGAACATTATTAACTGCACTAATTTCCATATTTCAACATACAAGAAATATCAGAATCACAAAGCTGCAATAATAATACATACACTTTCCAGACTTAGAAGAAGATCCCCGCTGTCCACTCTTAGAATTGAAGCCACTTTTGCCCCTTCGTGAGGTGTTTCCTGATACACGCTGGCGTTTTGAGGGCACTACAGCCCGAGcaataggaggaggaggaggaacacgTGCTGGGTAACTGTACATCCTATTggataaaaggaaaacagaattccTTCACAACTAAAAATAAGTCAGGAAGATTCCAACAATGGTGTCCTTGTAAAATGATAAATCATTGTCCATTGTTCCacaattatttctttttgctaAGCTAAGTTAATTTCATTCAAAAGGCCAGTTTActctttgatatttttaatactgCAGCTACTTTTCTTCATGAAAAtactacatatatacacacatatccaaTGATATGGTTGGTTGCCTTAAGCACTGGACATAAAAGGTTTCTGTGTACAATGGCAGTATTAACAGCACATTACTTTTTACAATGAATGGCCTTTACCTTGATCTTATTCTTTTCACATATACACTACAATAAGCAATCCGTATAAGCCAAATAAAGTACTTACAAAAGACTGCAATTAACCAAGTCTGCAAACAGAGCTATTGGTCGCTAAATCCCTGATCTTTTCACCCACAGAAGCATACAAGTAATTATCACTAGTTTGTAATATTACATTAAACCATATAAAATTGCCAGTATTAACCATTTTTGGCCTATAGAAACCGGTATTTCATGTGTTAGCTGGGTGTACATAGCATTATCAATTCTAACAACATTTAGCATACTCTCCACTCAAAGCTCCAACAGGACAGAGAATACTGTCTATCTTGTTCACTATTCACTACTGCCTAAATCCACTGCCTAGCACACATTTAGCTTTCAAAAATCACTGATTGCTCAACCGCTGCTTCCACTGGATAAGTATCCCAGTGATTGCTAAAGATATACCAAAGTGATGGCCTGGTATTGATGCTTCCatttgtaaagagaaaaatcaaaagacaacaaaaaaacttCTCACATGGA is a window encoding:
- the HNRNPC gene encoding heterogeneous nuclear ribonucleoproteins C1/C2 isoform X2, which produces MASNVTNKTDPRSMNSRVFIGNLNTLVVKKSDVEAIFSKYGKIVGCSVHKGFAFVQYVNERNARAAVAGEDGRMIAGQVLDINLAAEPKVNRGKAGVKRSAAEMYGSVPEHPSPSPLLSSSFDLDYDFQRDYYDRMYSYPARVPPPPPIARAVVPSKRQRVSGNTSRRGKSGFNSKSGQRGSSSKSGKLKGDDLQTIKKELTQIKQKVDSLLESLEKIEKEQSKQGEMKNDKSEEEQSSSSLKKDETNVKMESEGGADDSAEEGDLLDDDDNEDRGDDQLELIKDDEKEAEEGEDDRDSANGEDDS
- the HNRNPC gene encoding heterogeneous nuclear ribonucleoproteins C1/C2 isoform X1 yields the protein MASNVTNKTDPRSMNSRVFIGNLNTLVVKKSDVEAIFSKYGKIVGCSVHKGFAFVQYVNERNARAAVAGEDGRMIAGQVLDINLAAEPKVNRGKAGVKRSAAEMYGSVPEHPSPSPLLSSSFDLDYDFQRDYYDRMYSYPARVPPPPPIARAVVPSKRQRVSGNTSRRGKSGFNSKSGQRGSSSKSGKLKGDDLQTIKKELTQIKQKVDSLLESLEKIEKEQSKQGVEMKNDKSEEEQSSSSLKKDETNVKMESEGGADDSAEEGDLLDDDDNEDRGDDQLELIKDDEKEAEEGEDDRDSANGEDDS
- the HNRNPC gene encoding heterogeneous nuclear ribonucleoproteins C1/C2 isoform X3, which translates into the protein MASNVTNKTDPRSMNSRVFIGNLNTLVVKKSDVEAIFSKYGKIVGCSVHKGFAFVQYVNERNARAAVAGEDGRMIAGQVLDINLAAEPKVNRGKAGVKRSAAEMYGSSFDLDYDFQRDYYDRMYSYPARVPPPPPIARAVVPSKRQRVSGNTSRRGKSGFNSKSGQRGSSSKSGKLKGDDLQTIKKELTQIKQKVDSLLESLEKIEKEQSKQGVEMKNDKSEEEQSSSSLKKDETNVKMESEGGADDSAEEGDLLDDDDNEDRGDDQLELIKDDEKEAEEGEDDRDSANGEDDS
- the HNRNPC gene encoding heterogeneous nuclear ribonucleoproteins C1/C2 isoform X4, which codes for MASNVTNKTDPRSMNSRVFIGNLNTLVVKKSDVEAIFSKYGKIVGCSVHKGFAFVQYVNERNARAAVAGEDGRMIAGQVLDINLAAEPKVNRGKAGVKRSAAEMYGSSFDLDYDFQRDYYDRMYSYPARVPPPPPIARAVVPSKRQRVSGNTSRRGKSGFNSKSGQRGSSSKSGKLKGDDLQTIKKELTQIKQKVDSLLESLEKIEKEQSKQGEMKNDKSEEEQSSSSLKKDETNVKMESEGGADDSAEEGDLLDDDDNEDRGDDQLELIKDDEKEAEEGEDDRDSANGEDDS